GAATGTCCGACAAAGGTACTAGTGGATTTGGCGGATTTGGTGGATTTAATTTTTAATGGGTAGGTGTTTTAGTTGACAGAACTGGGGTCTCGCTTAAAAGAAGCGAGGAAAGCAAAAGGGTTTAGTATTGATGATTTACAAGAAATCACAAAAATCCAAAAGAGATATTTGACAGGAATAGAAGAAGGCAACTATGAAACGATGCCGGGTTCTTTCTATGTGCGTGCATTTATAAAACAATATGCAGAAGCAGTTGGTTTAAATGGGGACGAGCTTTTAGAAATGTATAAAACGGAAATTCCTACTACATCGAATGAGGATGTTTCCAAAAGTATTCCACAAACACCTACTAGAAGGTCTATAGGTGGTCGTTCTTCTAATAAGTTTATGGAAGTTTTTCCAATGATTGTCGTTGCTCTATTTGTTATTGCAATTATCGTTATTTTATGGACTTTATTTCAAAAATCTCCAAAAAACGAAATAGATAAAACAGAAGTAGATACCTCTTTAACGTTGGAAAAAAAGCCTCCAACAGAAGAAAATAGTTCGGTTAAACCCGTAGAAGAAGAAACACCTAAAGAAGACAATCCTAGTGAAGAGGTAGTTGATACAACAGAAGAGACGAAGCCTGAACAACAGGTAACATTTGTTGAAACACAAGGGCCAACGTCTACTTATGACTTAACTGGTGCAGATAAATACGATCTGAAAGTGGTAGTCGCTAATAATACTTGGTTGAATATTAGGGATCAAGACAATAAGATTTTAGTTGACAAAGCGGTTAATGCTGGAGAAACTTTTGAGTTTGATGCAAGTGCTTTATCACGAATTCGTGTTCGAGTTGGTCATACACCTGGAAATATGGTATATATAAATGAGCAATTAATCGAATTTCCAACAACTAAGACCACTCAAAATTTAGTAATACAGTTCAACAAATAGTCATCTATAAGATGGCTATTTTGTTTGAAAAACGAAAGGAGCTTAATGCAGATGAAAATGAATGTTCCCAATCAAATTTCGATGTTTCGTATTTTTTTAATCCCCATATTTATGTTTTTTATGCTTGTAGATTTTAACTGGGGAAATGTAAGTTTTCTTGGTGCAACTATCCCTATAGGACAGTTAATTGGAGCTATTATTTTTATTATTGCTTCGATTACAGATTTTATTGATGGCTATTATGCTCGAAAATATAATTTAGTAACGAATATGGGGAAATTTTTAGATCCACTAGCAGATAAACTACTTGTTTCAGCTGCACTCATCCTATTAGTCCAGTTTGGAATTGCTCCTGCTTGGGTAGTAATCTTGATAATTAGTCGCGAATTTGCAGTTACTGGACTGCGCTTAATCCTTGCAAACGAAGGCGAAGTTGTTGCTGCCAATATGTTAGGTAAAATTAAAATGTGGACACAAATCATTGCAATATCTTCCTTGTTATTAGGAAACGTTTTCTTTGAGATGTTCTCCATCCCTTTTGACATGATTATGTTATATGTTTGTCTCGCATTTACTTTATGGTCTGGCTTTGATTACTTCTATTTAAATCGTAAAGTGTTATTGGATTCCAAGTAGGAAGGAAGATTGAGTCGATGAAAGCAGAGATCATTGCAGTTGGTTCAGAATTATTATTAGGGCAAATTTCCAATACAAATGCACGATTTATTTCTTCTCAATTAGCCGAGCTTGGGATTGATGTGTATTATCACACAGTAGTGGGTGATAATTCCAAACGATTATTTGAAACCATTAAACTAGCAGAACAACGTGCGGATTTAATCATTTTCACTGGCGGATTAGGTCCAACTAAAGATGATTTAACAAAAGAAACGATCGCTACATACTTGAATAAAAAATTAATCATGAACGAACAAGCATTAAAATACATTAAAGAGTTTTTCAAAAGAATGAATCGCGAAATGACAGAAAACAATAAAAAGCAGGCATTAGTATTAGATGGATGCACTGTACTATCTAATAAGCATGGAATGGCACCAGGCATGCTGCTTAAGGGAGATAAACATGCTTATATCCTATTACCTGGACCACCAAAAGAAATGGAGCCAATGTTCCAATTTGAAGCGAAGCCGCTACTTCAAAAAATGTTAAATGGAGAAACAATCATTTTATCGCATGTTATGCGTTTTTATGGAATTGGCGAAGCGGAACTCGAAACAAAAGTGCAGGACTTATTGGACAATCAAACAAATCCTACATTAGCTCCTCTTGCTTCAGATGGTGAGGTAACTCTTCGTCTTACTGCTAAAAGTGAAACTGAGGAGGAGGCGTGGGAAAAAATTGAAATGCTTCAAACAGAGGTATTCAATCGTGTAGGGGAATACGTTTATGGATATAATAATGACTCTCTTGCATCAAAACTTCAGGAGATTTTAAGTGAAAATCATTTAACTATTTCTGCTGCTGAAAGTATGACAGCAGGATTATTTCAATCAGAGCTTGCTTCTATCCCTGGAATGGGAGCCGTATTAGTAGGTGGTATGATTACCTACACCGAAGATATAAAAGTGAAGCAACTCGGTGTTAAAAAGCAAACTATTAACGAATATGGTGTTGTATCTAGTGAATGTGCAGAAGCCATGGCGATGCGTATTAAAGAAAAGTTTGGAACGAACATTGGGATTGGTATTACAGGTGCTGCTGGTCCAGATGCCCATGGTGGACAACCAGCTGGGACTGTTTGGATTGGTATTGTTTTGAACGATTTGGCCCCTGTTTCATACAGGTTAAACCTTTCTGGAACGAGAAACACCAACAGATTGAGAGCAGTAAAGTTTACCATCCATTATTTGATCCAATTGCTTCGTGAACAAGGATTTAAAACAATTTAACATAAGCAGTCTCAAGTTTGTTGATTATCCATCTTCTTCTATTTAATGAAACAAGACGATGGCTTACAGTTTTATGTTTCAGTTCGCTTTTTAGATATAATGCGCACTAAAGAGGCTCTATTATGTGACCGCTAGGATTTTCGCTACATGGCGGACGCTTTCCGCCGGGTGAGCGATGAGCCATCGCCGACGCTACGCGTTCGCCTGCGATTGCTCATCTGTCTCACTCATCTGGCTGGAGTCGCCCCCATTTCGCTACAATCCCACAGGACCTTGCTAACTATTCAATAACACCAGATACAATTGTCTGATAAATTATGAGCAACATTGGATACTTTTTTCGCAACATTAAGAGGCATTTGCGCAATATATTGATTGCTTGTACCCCATACTAATAATCTCATGCCAAGTTAAGGCTTTGTTATAAGACAAACGTCTTTATTCCTAGGTTTAATTTGGCATGGGATGACACCTATTAAGGTACAATATCCATATATTTTTCCATAACGGAAGCTATCTTGCGATTAGCAAAAAATAAGCATGCATCTTATGAGCGAAAGCGCCTATCCTGTGGTAACGAATCCTGATTGCTCATAATTTAAGTGACAGCACTCACTAAATAGCCGGCAACTCACGTTGATTGTAGCGTAAGGCGGCGACTCCTGCCCGAATAGCAAATAAATTTTGCGACGAAAGCGAAGCGGCTGAAGCGGAAATCAAAGCGAAAACTAACTAATGCGCATTATATCTACAGTAAGACGGAAAACTAATCGTACTCTAATCTTAATGTATTAGTTGGAAAGATATGACAATAAACACTCATGAAGCAGCATATCAAAAATAGAATTTTCGGGATCAAAAACGGTTCAAAATTTCATTTTGGGCTGTTTTTAGCTTCCAAAATGAAATTGATGGAAAAAATAACGAATAAACGTTCGCTTTTTTCTTGTGTATTTCCCTTGTACCTAGTATAGTAGAGATAGAAATAAAATCAGACTTTCTTTTGAGGAGGAAAAACAATTGGCAAATGATCGTAAAGCAGCGTTAGAAATGGCTTTAAAACAAATAGAGAAACAATTTGGTAAAGGTTCAATCATGAGACTTGGGGAAAAAACAGATAGAGAAATTTCTACTTCTTCTAGTGGCTCTTTAGCACTGGATGC
The nucleotide sequence above comes from Psychrobacillus glaciei. Encoded proteins:
- the pgsA gene encoding CDP-diacylglycerol--glycerol-3-phosphate 3-phosphatidyltransferase — its product is MNVPNQISMFRIFLIPIFMFFMLVDFNWGNVSFLGATIPIGQLIGAIIFIIASITDFIDGYYARKYNLVTNMGKFLDPLADKLLVSAALILLVQFGIAPAWVVILIISREFAVTGLRLILANEGEVVAANMLGKIKMWTQIIAISSLLLGNVFFEMFSIPFDMIMLYVCLAFTLWSGFDYFYLNRKVLLDSK
- a CDS encoding competence/damage-inducible protein A: MKAEIIAVGSELLLGQISNTNARFISSQLAELGIDVYYHTVVGDNSKRLFETIKLAEQRADLIIFTGGLGPTKDDLTKETIATYLNKKLIMNEQALKYIKEFFKRMNREMTENNKKQALVLDGCTVLSNKHGMAPGMLLKGDKHAYILLPGPPKEMEPMFQFEAKPLLQKMLNGETIILSHVMRFYGIGEAELETKVQDLLDNQTNPTLAPLASDGEVTLRLTAKSETEEEAWEKIEMLQTEVFNRVGEYVYGYNNDSLASKLQEILSENHLTISAAESMTAGLFQSELASIPGMGAVLVGGMITYTEDIKVKQLGVKKQTINEYGVVSSECAEAMAMRIKEKFGTNIGIGITGAAGPDAHGGQPAGTVWIGIVLNDLAPVSYRLNLSGTRNTNRLRAVKFTIHYLIQLLREQGFKTI
- a CDS encoding helix-turn-helix domain-containing protein, which encodes MTELGSRLKEARKAKGFSIDDLQEITKIQKRYLTGIEEGNYETMPGSFYVRAFIKQYAEAVGLNGDELLEMYKTEIPTTSNEDVSKSIPQTPTRRSIGGRSSNKFMEVFPMIVVALFVIAIIVILWTLFQKSPKNEIDKTEVDTSLTLEKKPPTEENSSVKPVEEETPKEDNPSEEVVDTTEETKPEQQVTFVETQGPTSTYDLTGADKYDLKVVVANNTWLNIRDQDNKILVDKAVNAGETFEFDASALSRIRVRVGHTPGNMVYINEQLIEFPTTKTTQNLVIQFNK